One part of the Clostridium thermosuccinogenes genome encodes these proteins:
- a CDS encoding anthranilate synthase component II codes for MILLVDNYDSFSYNLVQLAGAFSSDIRVIRNDEMTVDQVKNLNPSHIIISPGPGYPKNAGISEALIYHMKGLVPILGICLGHQAICEVFGASVVPAKRLMHGKQSSIYIANGSRIFRGLPPIIQAARYHSLAAQKTSLPDDLLVIAEDEEGEIMGVKHRNYEIYGLQFHPESILTPQGATIMSNFLGIGGEEG; via the coding sequence ATGATTTTACTAGTCGATAACTATGACAGTTTTTCCTATAACCTGGTGCAGCTGGCAGGAGCATTCAGCAGTGATATACGTGTGATACGCAACGATGAAATGACGGTAGATCAGGTAAAAAATTTAAACCCTTCTCATATTATCATATCCCCCGGGCCGGGTTATCCGAAAAATGCCGGTATAAGTGAAGCGCTTATCTATCATATGAAAGGATTGGTACCTATCCTCGGCATATGCTTAGGTCATCAGGCAATATGCGAGGTGTTCGGAGCTTCTGTTGTGCCGGCTAAGCGGTTGATGCACGGAAAGCAGAGCAGCATATATATTGCCAATGGCAGCAGGATATTCAGAGGGCTGCCTCCCATAATTCAAGCAGCCAGGTATCACTCCCTTGCGGCGCAAAAAACATCCCTTCCTGACGACCTACTGGTGATTGCAGAAGATGAGGAAGGGGAGATAATGGGCGTGAAGCACAGGAATTATGAGATATACGGGCTTCAGTTCCACCCGGAATCCATACTCACGCCCCAGGGTGCTACAATAATGAGCAATTTTTTAGGGATAGGTGGTGAGGAAGGATGA
- the trpE gene encoding anthranilate synthase component I codes for MLTPKYDEIEQMAKDYGVIPVCREIYADITTPIALLRKISRISDRYYLLESIEGGEKWGRYSFLGYNPIARVTCKNGEITIEDGEKKIVRSPKPFDVLREYLSKYKAPELEDIPPFAGGFVGYFAYGMIGYAEPVLKLRSSEFNDFDLMLFDKVIAYDHLKQKIKIVVNMRTDNVKENYKKAIADIENIVRMIAEPVLPPAGSTDVKPHFVCNVTKEEYCNMVLKTKEYIKNGDIFQAVISRRFEAEYEDSLINAYRVLRTTNPSPYMVYMQNDDVQLICASPETLVRLQHGTLSTFPIAGSRPRGKNREEDEALERELLKDEKELAEHNMLVDLARNDIGKISRFSSVHVTSYKKIQRYSRIMHITSEVEGTIEEGKDALDAIEALLPAGTLSGAPKIRACEIIEELEKEPRGIYGGAIGYIGFTGNMDVCIAIRMAVKKNGRVYVQAGGGIVADSIPEKEYEESKNKAKAIMEAIVAAREVDG; via the coding sequence TCCCATTGCACTTCTTAGAAAAATATCCCGGATAAGCGACAGGTACTATCTCTTAGAGAGCATTGAAGGCGGTGAAAAATGGGGAAGATACTCATTTCTGGGCTATAACCCGATTGCCCGCGTTACCTGCAAAAACGGAGAAATAACCATTGAGGACGGCGAGAAGAAAATTGTGCGCTCACCAAAGCCTTTTGACGTGCTGAGGGAATACCTCTCAAAATACAAAGCGCCGGAGCTGGAAGATATTCCGCCTTTTGCAGGAGGGTTTGTGGGATATTTCGCCTATGGCATGATCGGATACGCAGAACCGGTTTTGAAGCTGAGAAGCAGCGAGTTCAATGATTTTGACCTTATGCTGTTTGACAAGGTGATCGCTTACGACCATCTGAAGCAGAAGATCAAGATTGTTGTAAACATGCGGACCGATAATGTAAAGGAAAACTACAAAAAAGCCATCGCCGATATCGAGAATATCGTCCGTATGATAGCAGAGCCGGTTTTACCGCCTGCCGGCAGTACAGATGTCAAACCCCATTTTGTTTGTAATGTGACCAAAGAAGAATACTGCAATATGGTTTTGAAAACAAAGGAGTATATAAAAAACGGAGATATTTTTCAGGCCGTAATCTCCAGGCGGTTTGAAGCGGAATACGAAGACAGCCTCATCAATGCCTACCGCGTGCTTAGAACTACAAATCCGTCTCCATACATGGTGTATATGCAAAATGATGATGTACAGTTGATATGCGCATCTCCCGAAACCTTGGTAAGGCTTCAGCATGGGACGCTTTCAACCTTTCCGATAGCCGGATCCAGACCCCGGGGAAAGAACAGGGAAGAGGACGAGGCATTGGAAAGGGAGCTGCTTAAGGATGAGAAGGAGCTGGCTGAACACAATATGCTGGTGGACCTTGCCCGGAATGACATCGGGAAGATATCCAGGTTTTCCAGTGTGCACGTCACCAGTTATAAGAAGATTCAGCGCTATTCAAGGATCATGCACATCACCTCCGAAGTGGAAGGTACTATTGAAGAGGGAAAGGACGCCTTAGACGCCATAGAGGCACTCCTTCCGGCAGGAACTTTGTCCGGGGCGCCCAAAATCCGCGCATGTGAGATCATAGAAGAGCTGGAAAAGGAGCCGAGAGGGATTTATGGCGGAGCTATAGGTTATATAGGCTTCACAGGCAATATGGACGTTTGCATTGCAATACGTATGGCTGTAAAGAAAAACGGCAGGGTATATGTTCAGGCCGGGGGAGGCATAGTGGCGGACAGTATCCCCGAAAAAGAGTATGAAGAATCAAAGAATAAGGCAAAGGCCATAATGGAAGCTATTGTAGCAGCAAGGGAGGTGGATGGTTGA
- the trpD gene encoding anthranilate phosphoribosyltransferase, translating into MIKEAIQKLLNREDLSLEMTKSVMDEIMSGSATNAQIASFITAMRMKGETTDEITACAMIMRKYGVKLKHDGDVLDIVGTGGDQAYTFNISTVSSFVISAAGVPVAKHGNRSVSSKCGSADVLEALGVKIDIPVSKSESILKEIGLCFMFAPHYHSSMKYAAPVRKELGVRTIFNILGPLASPAEANYQLLGVYDENLVEPMARVLANLGVKKAVVVHGHDGLDEISLTASTTVCEVNNGRLNSFFLDPRQLGFEYCKPEDLIGGGPQENAEIARRILTGEKGPKRDIVLLNSAVCLYMFYDNITLRECVKMAADMIDSGKALEQLNRFVALSNAGD; encoded by the coding sequence ATGATAAAGGAAGCGATTCAAAAGCTGTTGAACAGGGAAGACCTGTCGCTTGAAATGACCAAATCGGTTATGGATGAAATAATGAGCGGAAGCGCTACCAATGCGCAGATAGCATCTTTTATCACAGCTATGAGAATGAAAGGAGAAACCACAGATGAAATCACGGCCTGTGCCATGATTATGAGAAAATACGGAGTCAAGCTGAAGCATGATGGCGATGTTCTGGATATTGTGGGTACCGGAGGAGACCAGGCTTATACATTTAACATATCCACCGTTTCCTCTTTCGTGATTTCGGCAGCAGGCGTGCCGGTGGCAAAGCACGGCAACCGGAGTGTGTCCAGCAAATGTGGAAGCGCCGATGTGCTGGAGGCTTTGGGTGTGAAAATTGACATCCCTGTATCAAAAAGCGAAAGTATTTTAAAAGAGATTGGACTGTGCTTCATGTTTGCTCCCCATTATCATTCCTCCATGAAATATGCCGCGCCGGTGAGAAAAGAATTGGGTGTGCGCACCATTTTCAATATCCTTGGACCGCTGGCAAGCCCCGCTGAAGCAAATTACCAGCTACTGGGGGTTTATGATGAAAACCTGGTGGAGCCTATGGCGAGGGTGCTGGCAAACCTTGGGGTGAAAAAAGCTGTAGTGGTACATGGACATGACGGGCTGGATGAGATATCCCTGACCGCTTCAACAACTGTGTGTGAAGTAAATAACGGCCGATTGAACAGCTTCTTTTTAGATCCCCGACAGTTGGGCTTCGAATACTGCAAACCTGAGGATTTGATCGGCGGTGGCCCTCAGGAAAATGCTGAGATTGCCAGAAGGATACTGACAGGCGAAAAAGGGCCTAAAAGGGATATAGTGCTGCTGAACTCCGCCGTCTGCCTTTATATGTTCTATGACAATATCACTCTGAGGGAATGCGTAAAGATGGCAGCGGACATGATTGACAGCGGCAAGGCTTTGGAACAGCTGAACAGGTTTGTTGCTCTTTCCAACGCAGGAGACTGA
- the trpC gene encoding indole-3-glycerol phosphate synthase TrpC, with protein sequence MILDMLAESARKRVEAAKRNMSLNDLKSRIFCNGEARKFHGREHHAFEKSLRRDGISFICEVKRASPSKGMIAQDFPYREIAMEYEEAGAHAISVLTEPEYFKGKDVYLEEISRRVKIPVLRKDFIVDEYQIYEAKLMGADAVLLICSLLDTGTIGRYIEICDMMGLSALVEAHTEEEVGSAIEAGARVIGVNNRNLKTFEVDINNCIALRKLVPEGIIYVAESGIQTPEHISALEEAGVNAVLIGETLMRSRDKKAMLSYLRGAGVDMS encoded by the coding sequence ATGATCCTTGATATGCTGGCTGAATCCGCTAGAAAGCGCGTGGAAGCAGCGAAAAGAAATATGTCCCTGAATGATCTGAAATCCCGGATTTTCTGTAACGGGGAAGCTAGAAAATTTCATGGCCGTGAGCATCATGCTTTTGAGAAAAGCCTGAGAAGGGATGGGATTTCATTCATTTGCGAAGTGAAAAGAGCTTCTCCGTCCAAAGGGATGATTGCCCAGGATTTCCCCTACCGGGAGATAGCCATGGAGTATGAAGAAGCCGGAGCCCATGCCATTTCTGTGCTGACGGAGCCGGAATATTTTAAAGGGAAGGATGTTTACCTTGAGGAAATCAGCAGGCGGGTAAAGATTCCGGTGCTGCGGAAGGATTTTATTGTGGATGAGTACCAGATTTATGAGGCAAAGCTGATGGGAGCTGATGCAGTATTGCTGATTTGCTCCCTGCTGGATACCGGCACCATCGGAAGATACATTGAAATATGCGACATGATGGGGCTTTCAGCCCTTGTGGAAGCCCACACTGAGGAAGAGGTAGGTTCCGCCATTGAAGCAGGGGCCCGGGTTATAGGGGTAAATAACAGGAATCTCAAGACCTTTGAGGTGGACATCAACAATTGTATAGCATTACGGAAGCTGGTTCCGGAAGGGATCATTTATGTTGCTGAAAGTGGAATTCAGACGCCGGAGCATATATCGGCACTGGAAGAAGCAGGAGTAAATGCGGTGCTGATAGGGGAAACCCTGATGAGAAGCAGGGACAAAAAGGCCATGCTTTCGTACCTCAGGGGCGCTGGTGTCGATATGAGCTGA